Proteins encoded by one window of Amaranthus tricolor cultivar Red isolate AtriRed21 chromosome 4, ASM2621246v1, whole genome shotgun sequence:
- the LOC130811283 gene encoding uncharacterized protein LOC130811283: MAVSDAVIGNLMTIYLALIAAIKAYGLTMDQSFTGLFVLAVSTGVVTLILVSTLTWDVLRKATQSVCRVDLHGGGEICRGGICWHGVAVKSPVSQILFRYPQHQPLPPQL; encoded by the coding sequence ATGGCGGTATCAGATGCAGTAATTGGTAATCTAATGACGATATACTTAGCTCTAATTGCAGCGATCAAGGCGTACGGGCTTACCATGGATCAGAGTTTCACTGGATTATTTGTGCTTGCGGTGTCGACTGGGGTGGTTACCCTAATTTTAGTTTCTACTTTGACTTGGGATGTGTTGCGCAAAGCTACACAATCAGTTTGTCGTGTCGATTTACACGGCGGCGGTGAGATATGTCGCGGTGGTATATGTTGGCACGGTGTCGCGGTTAAATCTCCGGTATCTCAAATCTTGTTTCGATACCCTCAGCACCAACCATTACCTCCTCAACTGtaa
- the LOC130810540 gene encoding E3 ubiquitin-protein ligase CIP8 — MAAEAPPPSFSPPPPPSSPPTEESLCHWCYHCEKRVPVETQPGQPNDVICTECKFGFVESIPTYSSPSAAIVSPPSDGIGISDEPTLGSQFLAVLRLLSQVTREEDAPPPPPPPPPRFLNPSDPSPSDEDDFLRIEISGWDEDERNVNSNSNGNNREEEVDVEEDDEDEDEEDDDGDVRSVEIEGESDDEEREEDVRRRRRDVLRLRLRDFANRARSEGRNRILDWAEILMGLEDNSIEFRFEMPETTDRYIGNPGDYVDAAEYEALLQNLADAEGRRGAPPASKSAVEALKLVEIKSVDESYVCAICKDGVDVGDMVKEMPCGHGYHGDCIVPWLEARNSCPVCRFELPTDDVDYEEERKKKFPPAGGSSSGTSASNSI, encoded by the coding sequence ATGGCCGCCGAGGCCCCTCCACCATCGTTTTCTCCACCGCCACCGCCTTCTTCACCGCCGACGGAAGAAAGTTTATGCCATTGGTGTTACCACTGCGAAAAACGAGTACCTGTTGAAACTCAACCGGGTCAACCCAACGATGTTATCTGTACCGAATGCAAATTCGGTTTTGTTGAATCAATCCCTACATATTCGTCTCCTTCCGCCGCCATTGTTTCTCCTCCTTCGGACGGTATAGGAATATCTGATGAACCTACGCTTGGAAGTCAGTTTCTTGCTGTTTTACGTTTACTTTCGCAGGTTACGCGTGAAGAAGACGCGCCGCCTCCGCCACCGCCTCCTCCGCCACGTTTTCTTAATCCGTCGGATCCTTCACCGTCTGATGAAGATGATTTTCTTCGTATTGAGATTTCTGGTTGGGATGAAGATGAAAGAAATGTTAATTCTAACAGTAACGGAAACAATCGTGAAGAAGAGgttgatgttgaagaagatgatgaagatgaggatgaagaggatgatgatggtgatgtgaGAAGCGTTGAGATCGAAGGAGAATCGGATGATGAGGAAAGAGAAGAAGACGTTCGACGACGGAGAAGAGATGTTCTTCGTCTTCGTCTTCGTGATTTTGCTAATCGAGCTCGAAGTGAAGGACGAAACAGGATCTTAGATTGGGCGGAGATTTTAATGGGATTAGAAGACAATTCAATTGAGTTTCGCTTTGAAATGCCTGAGACTACAGATCGGTATATTGGAAATCCAGGAGATTACGTTGATGCAGCTGAGTATGAAGCGTTGTTACAGAATTTGGCGGATGCGGAAGGGAGGAGAGGAGCACCGCCTGCATCGAAATCAGCTGTTGAGGCCTTGAAATTGGTAGAGATCAAATCAGTGGATGAGAGTTATGTATGTGCAATATGCAAAGATGGAGTTGATGTTGGAGATATGGTCAAGGAGATGCCCTGTGGACATGGCTACCATGGAGATTGCATTGTGCCATGGTTGGAGGCGAGGAATTCATGTCCAGTTTGTCGATTCGAGCTGCCTACTGATGATGTTGATTATGAGGAAGAGAGGAAGAAGAAATTTCCTCCTGCTGGTGGAAGTTCATCAGGAACTTCTGCTTCTAATTCTATTTAA